One segment of Halomonas sp. TD01 DNA contains the following:
- a CDS encoding FAD-dependent oxidoreductase, with amino-acid sequence MANRLNNDFQFVDVGRKDPQKKAAHTRSKEFAEIYEPFKPTDAASQAHRCLHCGNPYCEWKCYIPNWLQLVVEGNIIEAAELSHKTNSLPEVCGRVCPQDRLCEGDCTLNDGFGAVTIGSVEKYITDTAFAMGWRPDMSKVEWTDKKVAIVGAGPAGLGCADILARNGVKPVVFDKYPEIGGLLTFGIPEFKLEKNVMERRRAVFEEMGVEFRLNTEIGTDIEFDTLLQEYDAVFLGMGTYKYMEGGFPGEDLPGVYKALDFLIANVNRRLGFEKDPNDFISMEGKRVVVLGGGDTAMDCNRTSIRQRADSVICAYRRDEENMPGSRREVANAREEGVEFLFNRQPVAVVGEEQVEGVKVVRTRLGEPDENGRRRPEVVPGSEEIIAADAVVVAFGFQASPAPWFDSANIQVDERDRVKAPEHGQYAYQTSNAKIFAGGDMVRGSDLVVTAIYEGRQAAEGILDYLGV; translated from the coding sequence ATGGCTAACCGCTTAAATAACGATTTCCAGTTTGTTGATGTGGGTCGTAAAGACCCACAGAAAAAAGCCGCACACACACGGTCAAAAGAGTTCGCTGAAATTTACGAGCCCTTTAAGCCCACCGATGCGGCGAGTCAGGCGCACCGTTGCCTGCACTGCGGCAATCCGTACTGCGAGTGGAAGTGCTATATTCCCAACTGGCTTCAACTGGTGGTGGAAGGCAATATTATTGAAGCAGCCGAGCTTTCACACAAAACCAATTCTCTGCCGGAAGTGTGTGGCCGCGTATGCCCGCAAGATCGTTTGTGTGAAGGCGACTGTACGCTGAACGACGGCTTTGGCGCGGTTACCATTGGGTCGGTAGAGAAGTACATTACCGACACTGCGTTTGCGATGGGCTGGCGTCCAGATATGTCTAAGGTGGAGTGGACCGATAAGAAGGTCGCCATCGTGGGCGCTGGGCCGGCGGGTCTGGGGTGCGCTGATATCCTGGCACGCAACGGCGTCAAGCCGGTGGTGTTCGATAAATACCCTGAGATTGGCGGTTTGCTAACCTTCGGTATTCCAGAATTTAAACTGGAAAAGAACGTGATGGAGCGTCGGCGCGCCGTCTTTGAAGAGATGGGCGTCGAGTTTCGTCTGAATACCGAAATTGGTACCGACATCGAATTCGACACGCTGCTGCAGGAATACGATGCTGTTTTCCTAGGCATGGGCACCTATAAGTACATGGAAGGCGGCTTCCCCGGCGAAGATTTGCCTGGCGTTTATAAGGCGCTCGATTTCTTAATCGCCAACGTTAATCGTCGCTTAGGCTTTGAAAAAGATCCTAACGACTTTATCTCGATGGAAGGTAAGCGTGTGGTGGTGCTTGGTGGTGGTGATACGGCAATGGACTGTAACCGCACCTCGATCCGTCAGCGCGCCGACAGCGTGATCTGCGCTTATCGTCGTGATGAAGAGAATATGCCGGGCTCCCGTCGTGAAGTCGCCAATGCGAGGGAAGAGGGCGTTGAGTTTCTGTTCAACCGCCAGCCGGTTGCAGTGGTGGGTGAGGAACAGGTCGAAGGAGTGAAGGTTGTGCGCACCCGTTTGGGTGAGCCCGATGAAAATGGCCGTCGACGTCCTGAAGTGGTGCCTGGGTCTGAAGAGATTATTGCCGCCGACGCAGTCGTAGTAGCGTTTGGTTTCCAGGCAAGCCCTGCGCCGTGGTTCGATAGCGCCAATATCCAGGTCGATGAGCGTGATCGCGTAAAAGCGCCAGAGCATGGCCAATACGCCTACCAAACCAGCAATGCGAAAATTTTTGCCGGTGGCGATATGGTGCGTGGCTCTGACTTAGTAGTTACCGCGATTTACGAAGGCCGCCAAGCTGCTGAGGGGATTTTGGATTACCTAGGCGTTTAG
- a CDS encoding CTP synthase: protein MTRYIFVTGGVVSSLGKGIASASLAAILEARGLKVTMLKLDPYINVDPGTMSPFQHGEVFVTEDGAETDLDLGHYERFIRTKMTQGNNFTTGRVYENVLRKERRGDYLGGTVQVIPHITDEIKQRVYAGGEGFDVALVEIGGTVGDIESLPFLESIRQIRSELGASRAIYMHLTLVPYIKTAGETKTKPTQHSVKELRSIGIQPDILICRSEVELEESERRKIALFTNVEERAVVPLQDADTIYRIPLMLHEHGLDDIVCDKLRLEAEPADLSEWVKVLDSKLNPLKSVSIAMVGKYMELLDAYKSLNEALIHAGIQGRIKVNVDYIDSEDIEHHGTERLAGKDAILVPGGFGERGVEGKILTAQFARENNIPYLGICLGMQVAVIEFARNVAGWKDANSTEFTHDTQHPVVGLITEWINAEGKIELRDAASDLGGTMRLGGQVCHLKSGSKAREAYGADEIVERHRHRFEVNNQFIDELEQAGLVVSGKSVDQSLVEVVELADHPWYVACQFHPEFTSTPRDGHPLFSGFVNAALEHKTARTRAHTTTQE from the coding sequence ATGACACGATATATCTTCGTGACCGGCGGCGTTGTGTCCTCTCTTGGCAAGGGCATCGCGTCGGCCTCGCTGGCGGCGATTCTAGAGGCCCGCGGCCTTAAGGTCACCATGCTCAAGCTCGACCCCTACATCAACGTGGACCCGGGCACCATGAGTCCTTTCCAGCACGGCGAGGTGTTCGTCACCGAAGATGGCGCCGAGACGGACTTGGACTTAGGGCACTATGAGCGCTTTATTCGCACCAAAATGACCCAAGGGAACAATTTCACGACGGGGCGCGTGTACGAGAATGTACTGCGCAAAGAACGCCGAGGTGATTACCTGGGCGGTACCGTTCAGGTAATCCCTCATATTACCGATGAAATCAAACAGCGCGTCTATGCGGGCGGTGAAGGCTTTGATGTGGCGCTGGTGGAAATCGGCGGCACGGTAGGCGATATCGAATCGCTGCCGTTCCTGGAGTCGATTCGCCAGATCCGCAGCGAGCTGGGCGCTAGCCGAGCGATTTACATGCACCTCACGCTGGTGCCGTATATCAAGACGGCAGGCGAGACTAAGACCAAGCCGACTCAGCACAGCGTCAAAGAGCTACGCTCGATTGGTATCCAGCCGGATATTTTGATTTGCCGTAGCGAAGTAGAGCTTGAAGAGAGCGAGCGCCGCAAAATCGCCCTGTTCACTAACGTGGAAGAGCGTGCCGTCGTACCGTTACAGGATGCCGATACTATTTATCGCATCCCGTTGATGCTTCATGAGCACGGCCTGGACGACATCGTTTGCGATAAGCTGCGCTTGGAAGCAGAGCCTGCCGATCTTTCGGAGTGGGTCAAGGTGCTGGATTCCAAGTTGAATCCGCTGAAGTCGGTGAGCATTGCCATGGTGGGTAAGTACATGGAACTGCTGGATGCCTACAAGTCGCTCAACGAAGCGCTTATTCACGCAGGCATTCAAGGTCGTATTAAGGTGAATGTCGACTATATCGACTCCGAAGATATCGAGCACCATGGCACCGAGCGGTTAGCTGGCAAAGATGCCATCTTAGTACCTGGCGGCTTCGGCGAGCGCGGCGTGGAAGGCAAAATTCTTACTGCTCAGTTTGCTCGTGAGAACAACATTCCCTACTTGGGTATTTGCTTGGGCATGCAGGTGGCGGTTATCGAGTTTGCCCGCAACGTAGCTGGCTGGAAAGACGCTAACTCTACCGAATTTACTCATGATACCCAGCACCCCGTGGTGGGCTTGATTACCGAGTGGATTAACGCTGAAGGAAAGATCGAGCTGCGCGACGCCGCGTCTGATTTAGGTGGCACCATGCGTCTAGGCGGTCAGGTCTGTCACTTGAAATCCGGTAGCAAAGCTCGCGAAGCCTACGGTGCTGATGAGATTGTCGAGCGTCACCGCCACCGCTTTGAAGTCAATAACCAGTTTATTGATGAGCTAGAGCAGGCAGGTTTGGTTGTCTCAGGCAAGAGTGTCGATCAATCCTTGGTAGAAGTAGTCGAGCTGGCTGACCACCCTTGGTACGTGGCGTGTCAATTCCACCCGGAGTTTACGTCGACACCGCGTGACGGGCATCCGCTGTTCTCCGGATTTGTTAATGCCGCTTTAGAGCATAAAACGGCACGTACGCGCGCCCATACAACGACTCAGGAATAA
- the kdsA gene encoding 3-deoxy-8-phosphooctulonate synthase, translating to MSSASQSPFPERHINVAGLTAGNSLPLMLFGGMNVLESAELADEVAQAYVNVTQKLGMPYVFKASFDKANRSSIHSYRGPGLEKGLQILADIKARYGVPIITDVHEPWQAEPVAEVADIIQLPAFLARQTDLVVAMANTGAAINIKKPQFLAPHEMRHILTKFQEAGNDRLMLCERGTSFGYNNLVVDMLGVGDMKQTGYPVFFDVTHALQRPGGRADSADGRRAQVAELARAGVAVGLAGVFLEAHPDPDNAKCDGPCALPLDQLEPFLTQLSQLDALVKGFEPLSIR from the coding sequence ATGTCTTCGGCTTCTCAATCACCATTTCCAGAGCGTCATATTAACGTTGCCGGCCTAACCGCCGGCAATTCTTTGCCGCTAATGTTATTTGGCGGCATGAATGTGCTGGAGTCGGCGGAGCTTGCTGATGAAGTGGCACAGGCCTACGTTAATGTAACGCAAAAGCTCGGGATGCCTTATGTGTTTAAGGCAAGCTTTGATAAAGCAAACCGTAGCTCGATCCACTCCTATCGCGGGCCTGGGCTAGAAAAAGGCTTGCAGATTCTAGCGGATATTAAAGCGCGCTATGGCGTGCCTATCATTACCGACGTTCACGAGCCCTGGCAGGCAGAACCTGTAGCTGAAGTCGCCGATATTATTCAGCTACCAGCGTTTCTTGCCCGTCAGACCGACCTAGTGGTAGCGATGGCTAACACCGGCGCTGCGATTAATATCAAAAAACCGCAGTTTCTGGCGCCTCACGAAATGCGTCATATCCTCACCAAGTTTCAGGAGGCGGGTAACGACCGCCTGATGCTATGTGAGCGTGGCACCAGCTTCGGCTATAACAACCTTGTGGTGGATATGCTGGGTGTTGGCGATATGAAACAGACCGGTTATCCGGTGTTTTTCGACGTCACCCATGCTTTACAACGCCCAGGAGGCCGCGCGGACAGCGCCGATGGTCGTCGTGCCCAAGTGGCAGAGCTGGCTCGTGCGGGCGTCGCCGTTGGTTTAGCGGGGGTTTTCCTAGAAGCTCACCCCGATCCAGATAACGCTAAGTGTGATGGCCCCTGCGCACTGCCACTGGATCAATTAGAGCCATTTTTGACTCAGCTTTCGCAGTTAGACGCCTTGGTGAAGGGGTTTGAGCCTTTATCCATCCGTTAA
- the aroB gene encoding 3-dehydroquinate synthase, producing MTEMTSAQRTLTVALGERSYPIHIGVGLLKRANVLEPYIAGQQVMVVTNETIAPLYLETLCASLPSHLEVRTVVLPDGEQYKTIEQVSQIWDALLEAGFNRRCTLIALGGGVIGDMVGYAAAAYQRGVAFIQVPTTLLSQVDSSVGGKTGVNHPLGKNMIGAFWQPKAVIVDIDTLTTLPSRELSAGLAEVIKYGLIRDERFLSWLEENMQSLRSVEPVVIAEAIAQSCQIKADIVAEDETEQGVRALLNLGHTFGHAIEAHQGYGNWLHGEAVGAGMAMAASLSHQLGWIDSNALVRAKAVIESAGLPLAAPAGMSVDDFLARMKLDKKNIDTRLRLVLLNALGDACVSDATPPDMLRELLHHYPRG from the coding sequence ATGACTGAAATGACAAGTGCCCAGCGCACGCTAACCGTCGCATTGGGTGAGCGTAGCTACCCCATACATATTGGCGTTGGGCTTCTGAAGCGTGCCAATGTGCTGGAGCCTTATATCGCTGGTCAGCAGGTGATGGTAGTGACTAATGAGACCATCGCTCCGCTTTATTTAGAAACGCTTTGCGCCAGTCTGCCAAGTCATTTAGAGGTTCGCACGGTAGTGTTACCTGACGGAGAGCAGTACAAAACCATCGAGCAGGTAAGCCAGATTTGGGATGCGCTGTTAGAGGCGGGTTTCAATCGTCGCTGTACGCTGATTGCCTTAGGTGGCGGTGTGATTGGCGATATGGTCGGCTATGCAGCGGCAGCTTATCAGCGCGGCGTTGCCTTTATTCAGGTGCCTACCACACTACTTTCCCAGGTTGACTCTTCGGTGGGTGGAAAAACCGGCGTTAATCACCCTTTGGGTAAGAATATGATCGGCGCGTTTTGGCAGCCGAAAGCCGTCATCGTGGATATCGACACCTTGACCACGCTGCCCAGCCGCGAGCTTTCTGCAGGCTTGGCAGAAGTGATCAAGTACGGATTAATCCGCGATGAGCGTTTCCTAAGCTGGTTAGAAGAGAATATGCAGTCGCTGCGTAGTGTTGAGCCTGTGGTTATCGCTGAGGCGATTGCTCAAAGCTGCCAGATTAAAGCCGACATTGTGGCGGAAGACGAAACTGAGCAGGGTGTTCGCGCGTTGCTGAACCTGGGCCATACGTTTGGTCACGCTATTGAAGCGCATCAAGGTTACGGCAACTGGCTGCACGGTGAGGCCGTGGGTGCAGGCATGGCGATGGCCGCGTCGCTCTCTCATCAGCTTGGCTGGATCGATAGCAATGCACTGGTACGTGCCAAGGCAGTTATTGAAAGTGCCGGATTACCGCTAGCAGCGCCTGCCGGAATGTCAGTAGATGACTTTTTAGCCCGCATGAAGTTGGATAAGAAAAATATCGATACCAGGCTACGCTTGGTGCTGCTCAATGCCCTAGGCGACGCCTGCGTGAGTGATGCTACGCCGCCTGATATGCTGCGTGAGTTACTTCATCACTATCCGCGCGGCTAA
- the gltB gene encoding glutamate synthase large subunit yields the protein MNKGLHQPGEFRDNCGFGLIAHMEGQASHDLLKTAIESLTCMTHRGGIAADGKTGDGCGLLLKMPVQFMRAAAKQALDAELGERFAVGVIFLPDDDARAAHAKETLERELSSRGLEVLGWREVPTDSSVCGPMALDCLPRIEQLFVQPGSSGTVSSGNLSSDRFDVDLFMARRYAEQALRSDEDFYVASLSSEVVSYKGLVMPEDLPAFYKDLNDPSLETAICVFHQRFSTNTAPRWPLAQPFRLLAHNGEINTIEANRGWANSRKANFVNERLPDIAELDEIVNTTGSDSSSMDNMLEVLLTGGMELHRAVRMMVPPAWQNVETMDAELRAFYEYNSMHMEPWDGPAGVVMTDGRQAVCMLDRNGLRPARWVITKNGYITLASEIGTYGYRPEDVVAKGRVGPGQMLAVDTQTGEVLHTQDIDNRLKSAYPYKRWLKQEANYLESALTELARFQTMDTDALNVQQKMFQVSFEERDQVLRPLAESGQEAVGSMGDDTPMAVLSSRPRLLTDFFRQKFAQVTNPPIDPLREAIVMSLETCCGAELNVFKATPEHAHRLILTTPVLSPRKFTALVSQDDPAFASHTLSLGYDPEHTSLQRAVTLLCQEAEAQVKAGKVILVLTDADLPKGQLPIQAALAVGAVHSHLGHLALRPNANIVVETGYARDAHQMAVLFGVGATAVYPWLAYQVMADMHRTGELTGNPADARENYRKGLQKGLFKILSKMGISTLASYRGSMLFEAVGLSDEIMDTCFVGMASRIQGAGFAELQMQQELLAKDAWIARKGISQGGMLKYVHGYEYHAYNPDVVKSLQAAVQEGSYAKWKKFAQLVNERPVATIRDLLKLKPAETPIPLEDVEPVEALIPRFDSAGMSLGALSPEAHEALAQAMNEAGGRSNSGEGGEDPARYGTIRSSKIKQIASGRFGVTPAYLVNADVLQIKVAQGAKPGEGGQLPGGKVNQLIARLRYSVPGVTLISPPPHHDIYSIEDLAQLIFDLKQVNPDAQVSVKLVSEPGIGTIATGVAKAYADLITVSGYDGGTAASPLTSIKHAGSPWELGLPEVHQALRINGLRDKIRLQTDGGLKTGLDVVKAAILGAESFGFGTAPMVALGCKYLRICHLNNCATGVATQDDFLRGEHFRGTVDMVKNYFRFIAEEVRELMAMLGVRQLTDLIGRTDLLEVLEGNTAAQRKLDLTPLLSNDFVPADAPQFCNVSRNVPHDPGAKNQEVLAALKEAIENQSGGEFDFTITNCDRSVGALTSGAIAKRYGEDGLEAAPVTARFVGVAGQSFGVWNARGLNLYLEGDANDYVGKGMNGGSIVIVPPKVSQFESHKTAIIGNTCLYGATGGTLFAAGTAGERFAVRNSGATAVIEGAGDHCCEYMTGGLVCVLGETGVNFGAGMTGGFAYVLDEDRTFVDKYNHELVEIHRVNTEAMEAYRRHLREMIEAYVAATGSARGAAILEDFGDYARHFWLVKPKAASLGSLLNQSRRQPE from the coding sequence ATGAATAAAGGTCTTCACCAGCCTGGCGAGTTTCGCGATAACTGTGGCTTTGGCCTTATTGCCCATATGGAAGGGCAGGCCAGCCACGACTTGCTGAAAACGGCTATTGAATCACTTACCTGCATGACCCATCGCGGCGGTATTGCGGCAGACGGCAAAACCGGTGACGGTTGCGGCTTGCTGCTGAAAATGCCGGTGCAATTCATGCGCGCCGCCGCGAAGCAGGCGCTTGATGCGGAGCTTGGCGAGCGCTTTGCTGTAGGCGTCATCTTTTTGCCAGATGACGATGCACGTGCCGCTCATGCTAAAGAAACCCTTGAGCGCGAACTAAGCAGCCGAGGCTTAGAGGTATTGGGTTGGCGCGAAGTACCCACCGACTCAAGCGTATGTGGCCCAATGGCGCTGGACTGTCTACCGCGAATTGAGCAGCTGTTTGTCCAGCCAGGTAGTAGTGGAACAGTTAGTAGTGGAAATTTAAGCAGTGATCGCTTCGATGTCGACCTGTTTATGGCGCGCCGCTATGCAGAGCAAGCGCTACGCAGCGACGAAGACTTTTATGTTGCTTCGCTCTCATCAGAAGTCGTTTCCTATAAAGGCCTAGTCATGCCGGAAGACTTGCCGGCGTTCTACAAAGACCTGAATGACCCGAGCCTGGAAACCGCCATTTGCGTGTTCCACCAACGTTTCTCTACTAACACTGCACCGCGCTGGCCGCTGGCCCAGCCATTCCGCCTGCTAGCTCATAATGGCGAAATCAATACGATTGAAGCCAACCGCGGCTGGGCGAACTCTCGTAAAGCCAACTTTGTTAACGAGCGTCTGCCTGATATTGCTGAGCTTGACGAAATCGTCAATACCACCGGTTCTGACTCCTCAAGCATGGATAACATGCTGGAAGTGCTGCTGACCGGTGGTATGGAGCTGCATCGTGCTGTCCGCATGATGGTGCCGCCTGCCTGGCAGAACGTTGAGACCATGGACGCCGAGCTGCGCGCGTTCTACGAATACAACTCCATGCACATGGAGCCTTGGGATGGCCCGGCTGGAGTGGTAATGACCGACGGTCGCCAAGCCGTTTGTATGCTAGATCGCAACGGCCTTCGCCCAGCGCGCTGGGTGATTACCAAAAATGGCTACATTACGCTAGCATCTGAGATTGGCACTTATGGTTACCGTCCTGAGGACGTAGTTGCTAAAGGTCGCGTTGGTCCAGGTCAAATGCTGGCAGTAGACACGCAGACCGGTGAAGTGCTGCACACCCAGGATATCGATAACCGTCTGAAGTCAGCTTACCCCTACAAGCGCTGGCTCAAGCAAGAGGCTAATTACCTAGAGTCGGCGCTGACTGAGCTTGCGCGTTTCCAGACAATGGACACTGACGCACTGAATGTTCAGCAGAAAATGTTCCAGGTGAGTTTTGAAGAGCGTGATCAGGTGCTGCGTCCGCTGGCAGAAAGTGGCCAGGAAGCGGTTGGCTCGATGGGTGATGATACTCCCATGGCCGTGCTGTCTAGCCGTCCGCGTCTGCTGACCGACTTCTTCCGCCAAAAGTTTGCCCAGGTGACCAATCCCCCGATCGACCCTCTTCGTGAAGCGATCGTGATGTCGCTTGAGACTTGCTGTGGCGCTGAGCTAAATGTCTTTAAGGCGACGCCTGAACATGCCCACCGTTTGATTCTGACAACTCCGGTGCTGTCGCCACGTAAGTTCACTGCGCTGGTCAGTCAGGATGATCCTGCCTTTGCTAGTCACACGCTGTCACTCGGGTACGACCCGGAGCACACCAGTCTGCAGCGGGCAGTCACCTTACTTTGCCAAGAAGCCGAAGCGCAGGTAAAAGCGGGCAAGGTGATTTTGGTGTTGACCGACGCTGACCTTCCCAAAGGGCAGTTGCCTATCCAGGCTGCTTTGGCGGTAGGGGCCGTTCACTCCCACCTTGGCCATTTGGCGCTACGTCCTAACGCCAATATTGTGGTGGAAACTGGCTACGCAAGGGATGCCCACCAAATGGCGGTACTGTTTGGCGTCGGCGCGACGGCTGTGTATCCATGGCTTGCTTACCAAGTGATGGCAGACATGCATCGCACCGGTGAGCTAACAGGCAACCCTGCCGATGCCCGAGAGAACTACCGTAAAGGCCTACAGAAAGGGTTGTTCAAAATTCTTTCGAAGATGGGTATCTCAACGTTGGCTTCATACCGCGGCTCTATGTTGTTTGAAGCGGTGGGGCTATCGGATGAGATCATGGATACCTGCTTTGTGGGCATGGCATCGCGTATTCAGGGCGCCGGTTTTGCAGAGCTACAAATGCAGCAAGAGCTACTGGCGAAGGATGCCTGGATTGCCCGCAAAGGTATTTCTCAAGGCGGTATGCTGAAGTATGTTCATGGCTACGAATATCACGCCTACAACCCAGATGTAGTGAAGTCCCTGCAGGCGGCGGTACAAGAAGGCAGCTACGCAAAGTGGAAAAAGTTTGCTCAGCTGGTCAACGAGCGCCCGGTTGCCACTATTCGCGACCTACTTAAGCTTAAACCAGCTGAAACGCCCATTCCGTTAGAGGATGTTGAGCCGGTTGAAGCGCTGATCCCGCGCTTTGATAGCGCCGGTATGTCGCTGGGTGCACTTTCGCCGGAGGCCCATGAAGCGTTGGCCCAGGCGATGAATGAAGCGGGTGGCCGCTCTAACTCGGGCGAGGGCGGTGAAGATCCCGCTCGCTATGGCACCATTCGTAGTTCAAAAATTAAGCAGATCGCTTCTGGCCGCTTCGGCGTTACCCCGGCCTATTTGGTCAATGCCGACGTGTTGCAGATCAAGGTTGCTCAGGGTGCGAAGCCTGGTGAAGGTGGTCAGCTCCCTGGTGGCAAGGTTAACCAGCTGATTGCTCGGCTGCGTTACTCGGTGCCCGGTGTAACGCTGATTTCGCCGCCTCCACACCACGATATCTACTCGATTGAAGATTTGGCGCAGCTGATTTTCGACCTCAAGCAAGTCAATCCAGATGCCCAGGTTTCCGTGAAGTTGGTCTCTGAGCCAGGTATTGGCACTATTGCTACCGGTGTGGCGAAAGCCTATGCGGATCTGATCACCGTTTCTGGTTACGACGGTGGCACCGCGGCCAGCCCATTGACCTCTATCAAGCACGCGGGCTCGCCTTGGGAGCTTGGGCTGCCTGAGGTCCATCAGGCACTGCGCATTAACGGCCTGCGAGACAAGATTCGTCTGCAAACAGACGGTGGTCTTAAAACGGGGCTCGACGTGGTTAAAGCGGCAATCCTCGGGGCTGAGAGCTTTGGTTTTGGCACCGCACCCATGGTGGCGCTGGGCTGTAAGTATCTGCGTATTTGTCACTTGAACAACTGCGCAACTGGCGTGGCAACGCAGGATGACTTCCTGCGTGGCGAGCACTTCCGCGGCACTGTCGATATGGTGAAAAACTACTTCCGCTTTATTGCTGAAGAAGTTCGTGAACTGATGGCTATGCTGGGGGTGCGCCAGTTAACCGACTTGATTGGCCGTACTGACCTACTTGAAGTGTTGGAAGGCAATACTGCCGCCCAGCGTAAGTTGGATTTAACCCCACTGCTGTCGAATGACTTCGTGCCCGCTGATGCGCCCCAGTTCTGCAATGTGAGCCGTAATGTGCCCCACGACCCAGGTGCTAAAAACCAGGAAGTGCTGGCCGCGTTGAAAGAGGCCATTGAAAACCAGTCTGGGGGTGAGTTTGATTTCACCATTACCAACTGTGACCGCAGCGTAGGTGCGTTAACCTCTGGTGCCATTGCCAAGCGCTACGGCGAAGATGGCTTAGAAGCAGCGCCGGTCACTGCCCGCTTTGTCGGGGTAGCGGGACAAAGTTTCGGTGTTTGGAATGCCCGTGGCTTAAACCTCTATCTCGAAGGCGATGCCAACGACTACGTGGGCAAAGGCATGAACGGCGGTAGCATTGTGATTGTGCCACCTAAGGTTAGCCAGTTTGAAAGTCACAAAACCGCCATTATCGGTAACACCTGTCTGTACGGTGCGACAGGCGGCACGCTGTTTGCCGCAGGTACCGCGGGTGAGCGCTTTGCAGTGCGTAACTCCGGGGCTACTGCTGTTATTGAAGGCGCAGGTGACCACTGTTGTGAATACATGACCGGGGGCTTGGTCTGCGTATTGGGTGAAACCGGCGTTAACTTTGGCGCGGGCATGACCGGTGGTTTTGCCTATGTATTGGATGAAGACCGTACCTTTGTGGACAAGTACAACCACGAGCTGGTCGAGATCCACCGGGTCAATACTGAAGCGATGGAAGCATATCGTCGTCACCTGCGTGAAATGATCGAAGCCTATGTTGCGGCAACAGGCTCTGCTCGAGGCGCGGCGATTCTGGAAGACTTCGGCGACTACGCGCGCCACTTCTGGCTAGTGAAGCCAAAAGCGGCAAGCTTGGGCAGTTTGCTGAATCAATCTCGGCGTCAGCCGGAATAA
- the aroK gene encoding shikimate kinase AroK — protein sequence MQELPNIFLIGPMGAGKSTIGRLLAAELSRSFFDSDHAIQDRCGADIPWIFDVEGEPGFRQRESQMIDELTQLPSVVVATGGGAVLREENRRALRERGTVVYLLTTVDQQLKRTAKDRNRPLLQCDNREQVLNDMFATRDPLYRATSDITVRTDRRSPRAVVNEILRRVHRMVDPLEIARAQSKKVSQ from the coding sequence ATGCAAGAGTTACCCAATATTTTTTTAATTGGCCCCATGGGGGCTGGCAAGAGCACGATAGGCCGCTTACTCGCGGCTGAATTATCGCGCTCGTTCTTTGACAGCGATCACGCCATACAAGACCGCTGCGGTGCGGATATCCCCTGGATTTTTGACGTTGAAGGTGAGCCCGGCTTTCGTCAACGCGAAAGTCAGATGATTGACGAACTCACTCAGTTGCCCAGCGTGGTAGTGGCCACCGGCGGTGGCGCCGTGCTACGTGAAGAAAATCGACGTGCTCTGCGTGAACGAGGAACGGTCGTTTATTTGCTGACCACTGTTGATCAGCAACTGAAGCGAACCGCCAAAGATCGGAATCGACCGCTATTACAGTGTGATAATCGCGAACAAGTGCTGAACGACATGTTTGCCACGCGAGATCCGCTGTATCGAGCGACGTCCGATATTACGGTGCGAACGGATCGGCGCAGTCCACGTGCGGTGGTCAACGAAATACTGCGTCGCGTTCATCGCATGGTGGACCCTTTGGAAATTGCGCGGGCTCAAAGTAAAAAGGTATCACAATGA